Within Butyrivibrio fibrisolvens, the genomic segment GCATTGGCAGCAACATCCTGGGAGCTTCTGGTAATATTTTCAGCCTGCTCTACCATGTTCTGGGAGGTTGCAAGGATCTCATCTGCGCTTGCTGCCTGCTCTTCGGATATGGCAGCAACATTGGTTGCAACATCATCAACCTTTTCAACACCGTTTATCATATCTCTGATAAGGTCATTGGATTCCTGAATGTTATCATAGATCTTATCAAAAGTATCAACAGCAGTTTCGATAAGACTGCTGTTCTGCTCGATACTTGCAGCGCTTTCATTGGCCTGACCTACAACTTCCTGGATCAGGTTGTGAACTTCATTGATAAGAGTTCCGATATTGGTAGCGCTTTCTGCAGAAGTCTGTGCAAGCTTGGCAATCTGAGTAGCAACAACTGCAAATCCTTTGCCGGCTTCGCCTGCCCTTGCAGCTTCGATAGAAGCGTTAAGAGATAGGAGATTGGTCTCCTCTGCAATCTCTCCGATAAGACCTACGATATTGGTGATCTCATTGGATGCTGTATCTACTCTGGAGATAGATTCCATAAGTCTTGCATTGGAATCAGACATTCCGGACATGGCACTGCTAAGCTGTTCCATATCGCTTCTGCCTTTTTTTGATATCTCTACAGTTTCATTCATACTGCTCTCAGCCTTGTGGCTGTTGTCTCTTGTATCAGCTACAACAGTTGCAAGAGTAGTAGCACTTGAAGCTATGTCATTAACAGCAGCTGCAAGCTGATCAACAGTCTCGTTGAGCTGTTTCATAGCTTCGGCCTGAGACTCGGAAGCACTGTACATGTTCTTGGATACAGTATCTGAGTTCTCTGACTGAGCTTTGAGCCTGTCAGACTCGTCACTTATCGAGTGCAGCATCTTTCTCATGCTGGTCACGAACTCATTGACCTGATCGCCCATAAGACCGATCTCATCGTTACTCTTTGCTTCAACTTCGATAGTGAAGTCGCCTCCGGACATAGCAACGATGTCTTTGGAGATTCCTGACAGAGGTTTCATCGCCTTATTTATAGTAAGGAGGATGATTGCAGTTATTATGATGATACTAAGTATACCTATTGCAATTGACAGATTTACGATATGATTGACATCAGCCAGGATGACATCTGTCTCTATATAGGATACAAGGACCCATGAAGTGCCTTGTATTTCGGCAAAGTCAACCATATAGTTTCCAATAGTGTCTTCTGTATAATCTCCATTTTCAATCTTTTTGGCTACACCGGACAGGAGCTTGTCGGAGCTTGATGATGACAGTGTCGATGATACAAGTGAGAAGTCCCTGTGAGCCAGAATAGTATTATCCGTCCTGTCTACAAGGAATGAACTTGCATTCTTCATCTTGACACCGGAATTAACGATAATACTGATCTTATCAAGAGTAACATCTGCTGATACAACCTTTATTTCATCGCCGCCGTCATCAAGAATACCTGATGCACTTATAACGCTTATTCCTTCTGCATTTTTATAAGCACTTCCGTAGGCCATATTTACACGGGTCAGACCTTCCTTGTACCAGGTTGTTGACGTAGGGTCAGAGAGGTCCAGATCGGCATCAGCAGCTTTGTATGTTTTGCCTGAAGCTGATGCAATATACAGGCCGTTGGTAGAGTTTGAATTAAAACCATACCAACCATCCAGCATAGCCTGAAGCTCCTGGTCAGTTGGATTTGCAGCTTCTATTGTTTTTTTGGCTGTTGCAAAAAACTGAAGGTTTTCATCGAGCCAGGATTCAATATTATCGCTTTGGTTGGTGAGTGACGAACTTAGCTCTGATTTAGCACTTTTTATAAGAGCATTTCTTGAAAGAATCGTTGTCACTGTGATAAGAACTACTACAGTGATAGCAACTGAAGGAACGATACACAATAATAGCTTATTACGGATCTTACCTGTTTTTGCCTTTTTTGTTTTAGCGGCCATTTCCACCTCCTGTGGCATGTTGTGGATGTAAATATACATACCTCGAAATGATTATCGGCATGATAATTATAAAAATTAGTTTTAACCGACTTATTTGCGAAAATATTTAAATTTTTTTTGTTACACCTTTTGCCCTGTAAATAATTCTTGAATACTGCATTGTCCATGCTGGAAGTCTTAATAATGTTCTTGATGATAAAGAAAAGTTATATTTTTAAGTTAAAACAGGGCTTATCATGATATACTGATTATTTGAGATTGATTAAATTGTTTTTTTTCCATGGAGTATTATTAATGGCCAAGAAGATATATATAGACTGGAGACCTGAATTTGCGCAGACTATAAGGTCCCGGGGGATGGACTATTACAGACGCGGTAATGTTAACAACTTAAAGCAGGAGGGAAGCTCTTTCTCTGCAGAAGTAACAGGATCCGGCGGCAGACGTTATATGACATTTGCACACCTTTCTGATGATTTTACCAGAGTAGAAAGGCTTAGTTGTACCTGCCCGTATGCAATGGAAGGCAAGCACTGCAAGCATGAAGCTGCTCTTATGTATCTTATAGAAGACAAGATCACAGATATGATATCCGGAAGCTCTCTTGGGATGTCTTCTTTGTATGCCAAGAAGAAACTGAATACTTCCGATGAGCAGGAGCTATTGGGTGGTAAGGGCTTTTATATAGATGATCTGGGCTATATAGGATTTGAAGAAAGTGAAGTAATAATCGGAGATAAACTAAGGGATATTACAGCTTACAAGTATTATAAGTATTCACAGATCTTGAAGAGCGCACGCATAAGTAAAGAAGTATGGGTCAAAGCTGTGGTCCTGGCCAAGTCATCTAAAGTCAGCATTCAGGATGTTAAGCTTAGTGAATTCTATGGAGGATCTTTTGGCGAAGAGGTTGATGATAACCGCAATGTTGGAGATAAGATCTGCTCTGCAACGGGCAGGATCAAAGAGTCATATTTTCAGGCCAAAGTTTCAGTAGGACCTGATTATTATGTAGGTGGATACTGTTATGTACCTTCCTGCAAGAAGCCTGTCACCAAGAAGATTGCAGGACATACCAGAACTATAGGCTTTATATGTGAGCATAAGGCAGCCCTTTTGTATCTGCTTAAAGAGTATCTGGACCAGGAAGGCATGGCAATAGATGCAACTGATAGAAGCGGCGAAGATATCATGAAGCAGCTGTCTAGAGAAAATAAGATTGCTGCAGTTAAAGAAAGTAAGACAAATACTGTAAGAAGAATAGAAAAGTATGATATAGAACCTATACTTATGCCTCGAAATAATAGTCTGTATCTTGCATTCAGGCTATCAGGCTCGCAGAAGTTCAAAGTCCAGCACCTTAATGAGCTCTACTATTCCGTCAAGAATAGGAAGTTATATAAATTTGGAAGAAAAAATATCAGACTATCTACTGAAGCCCTTACTGATAAGGGGCGTAAGATTTATGAATTTATTGAAAACTTCGCTCTTGAAAGTGATTTTTATACTCCTCAGACAGATGGCTTTGGTTTTGATATAAGTGATGATATGCCTAAGCTTAAGGATGAGATTCCACTGTTTGGGCACTTTCTGGACGAATTTTATGACCTGTGCATAGAGTGCGGGATGCAAGAGGATGGCATCACCCTTGTACATGGAAGAGATGAAAAAAAGGTATATCTTTCAGAAGAGCCTATACAGGCCAAGGTACAGATCAGCAATATGAAAGATGGCAAGGGCAGAGGTCTTGGAATACATGTATCAGGATTTATGCCGGTTGTCTTTTCCGGAAGGAAAAATGCCTATTACATAGAAGGCAATACATTAAATAAGGTACCAAGACAGGATGTTGACGTCCTGTCGCCACTAACTTCAATAAGCCATTTTGGTAAGTTTGAGTTTAGAATTGGTGTCCGTAATCTTACCAAGTTCTATTATGATACGCTGCCATGGCTTAGAGACCATGCACTTGTAAGCTTTGAAGATGCTGACTGGCTTGAACAGTTTATTTTGCCTCAGGCTGAGTTTGCTTTTTTCCTTGACAGGGAGAAGGGCTTTATAACCTGCAAGGCTGTGGTATCTTATGACGATCTTGAGAGGAATCTGTTATATGAAGCACCTGGTGAAGAAAGCTTCAGAGACCTTGTTAGCGAAGGTGATGTTATAGATGTAGTTCGTAACTATTTTCCTGATGTAGATACACAAAATGGCCTTTTTATATGCGATGAAGCCAAAAATGAGGATCTTGTATTTGAACTTCTCTCACAGGGACTTGATGAACTTCAGGCTTATGGAGATGTAAGACATACAGAGAGCTTCATGTCTATAGGAATCAGGAAGAATCCGGGATTCCAGATGGGTGTATCACTTGAATCGTCACTTCTTGATCTCGAGATAAGCGCTGAGGATATGGACCCTGAGGAACTTATAGAGCTTCTGAATTCCTATAGGACCAAGAAGAAATACTATCGACTTAAAAACGGAGATTTCGTATCTGCTCAGAACGAAGCGGTTGAAAATCTCGTCCACATGCTGGACAACATGCATGTAGACCTTAGGTCCTTTGTAGAAGGCAAGATGCAGATCCCTGCTTACAGAGCTTTGTATCTTGACAGGATGCTTGAAGATCAGAGTTTTATCTATGAGCACAGAGACAGACATTTTAAGAAGCTTATTCAGGAATTTAAGACTATATCAGATGCAGAGTTCGATCTTCCAAGCGGCATAGACGGACATCTTCGTAAGTATCAAAGAGATGGATACAGATGGCTGCGTACACTTTCCAAATACGGATTTGGAGGTATTCTTGCAGATGAGATGGGTCTTGGTAAGACTCTTCAGACTATAGCACTTCTTGCGTCATATTATGAAGAGCATGGAAAGAGCTTAGCATCTTGTGCAGATAATGATAATGAAGCTAATGAAAACGTATCACCAAGAAAGCCTTCGCTTGTAGTAGTTCCTGCGTCCCTTGTCTATAACTGGGGAGAGGAGCTTAAGAGGTTTGCCCCTTCTCTTAACTATGTGCTTATAACAGGCAGCAAGTCAGAGCGTGAAGACATAATACTTAACATAGAAGGTTATGACGTTGCAGTTACATCTTATGATCTTCTAAAGCGCGATATCGCTGAGTACGAAGATCACTCTTTTGCCATAGAGATAATAGATGAAGCTCAGTATATCAAGAATCATCTGTCTCAGGCAGCCAAGAGTGTCAAGCTTATAAGGGCTGACAGACGATTTGCTCTTACAGGAACGCCTATTGAGAACAGGCTTTCAGAACTTTGGAGCATCTTCGATTATCTGATGCCGGGACTTTTGTACAGCTATCCTCAGTTTAGAGCCGATTTCGAGATACCTGTCATGAAGTACGAGGAAGAAGATACCATGGACAAGCTTCGCGGCATGGTCACCCCTTTTATCCTTAGGAGGAAAAAAGCTGATGTATTAAAAGACCTTCCTGACAAGCTTGAAGAGATTCGCTATGCCAGGATGGATGAAGAGCAGAAAAAGCTCTATGATGCCCAGGTAGTTCATATGAAAATGCGCCTTGAAAAGCAGAGCGATGAAGAGTTTTCCAAAAATAAGATCGAGATATTCGCTGAACTTACAAGGCTTCGTCAGATATGCTGTGATCCTGCTCTGTGTTTTGAAAATTATAAAAAGGGCAGCTGCAAGACAGATGTATTCATGGATATGATAGAGCAGGTAATAGAAGGCGAGCACAAGGCTCTTGTATTCTCACAGTTTGTTACTATGCTGGATATTCTAAAAGGACGCCTTGAATCAGCAGGTATTCCTTATTATGAGATCACGGGAGCTACACCTAAAGAAAAGAGGATAGAGCTTGTTAATGCTTTCAATCAGGACAAGACGCCGGTATTCCTCATTTCTTTAAAGGCAGGCGGAACAGGTCTTAATCTGACCGGCGCTGATGTTGTCATTCACTATGATCCATGGTGGAATATTGCTGTGCAGAATCAGGCAACTGACAGAGCCCACAGGATAGGACAGCGCAAGGTGGTGACTGTCTTTAAGCTGATAGCTCATGGCACTATAGAAGACAAGATTCTGGAGATGCAGGAGAAGAAGCGCGCTCTTGCCGAGAACATCTTAGAAAGCGATGGAATATCAAGCGCAACACTTTCAAGAGACGATCTTCTGGAGCTGCTCAACTAAGAAACTTTTTTATATGGGGGTTAAATGAGTAATTCGAATTATTATAAGCCGGATTTTAAGGTTTTGGTTAAATATATAAGGGATATATCGGCGGTTGACGGCATGATGCTTTCAATTCAGGAAGAAGAGGCCAGGGCGAGGCAGGCGATAGAAAAGGCGGCAGCAGATCTTAGGATTAAGTTTGCTACAAAGAATCTTTCATCGATTCCTGTCAGTGAGTTATCCGGAGCTAAGGCGGGGATCAGGGTAGCTGCTTTGGAGAAGGCAGGATACCATGATCTGTCGCAGCTTGCCGGAAGGTCAGAGGCTTCACTTTCTATGATAAACGGGATAGGTGAAGCTCAGGCCAAGGCTATAAGGCAGACTGTAGATCTTTTTACAAGGAGGATGGCAGAGACTACATCTGTAAGGATTGATGCAGATTCCAAAGATCCTGAGAACTGGAATCTGGTATTCGAGCTATATAAATATATGCGTAAGGCTCTTGTATATAAGGATGTAGCGGATATTAATTCAAGGTATCATCAGCATATAGCTAAGGCGCTTTCGGATATTAAGATCAGGAATTCTTTAAGATGGGTATTCTCATCTGCTAAGGCTAAAGAGTCTACAGTGTCAGGTTATGAGACTCTTATAGTTATAGATAATGATAATTATCAGGTTCGTTCTAATAATCTTATTAATCAATATGAGACGTTTCGTCTTATATCCCTTCAGGATGCAAAGAGAGAGTTTCTAAGTAACAGTGCGCCATTTTATGCTCTTCTTGATAGTCTCAATGTATCATCTGCTCCTATTAGCTCAGTGTACAAGGATATACCATCTAGTCTTGCAGAAGAGATAGAGAGGCAGGAACTTGATACATCGCTTCTTAATGCTACGCTTAGGCAGTATCAGATATTTGGAGCCAAGTATGCGCTTCATCAAGAGAACGTCCTTTTGGGAGATGAGATGGGACTTGGCAAGACTATTATGGCTATTGCATCTATGGCATCAATAGCGGCTAAGGTTTCCAATGCGCATTTTCTTGTGGTATGTCCTGCCAGTGTACTTATCAACTGGTGTAGGGAGATTGAGAAGCACAGCGCTTTGAAGGCACATCTTCTACATGCATCAAAAGGTAAGATAGATGTAGATGTGTGGCAGCAAAATGGAGGAGTTGCAGTTACTAACTACGAATCTTTGGACGAACTTTATGACAATATGGATAGAGACCTTAATATAGAGATGCTGGTTGTAGATGAAGCTCATTATATTAAAAATCCTAAGGCTCAGAGGACTAAGTATCTTATGAAAATAAGAGATAAGGCAAAGCGCACTCTTCTTATGACAGGTACTCCTCTTGAAAATAAAGTCGATGAGATGTGCAACCTAATAGGTATATTAAGGCAGGATGATCTTATAAAAGATGTACAAAAATATGCATTTATGAATCAGTCTGATGAATTTAAGAAAGTCATAGCGCCTGTATATCTTAGAAGAGTAAGAGAAGATGTCCTCAAGGAGCTTCCTGAAATGGAAGATAAGCCTCAGTGGTGCGAAATGTCACCTTCTGACAAGGACGCATATGTTGAAGTGGTCAAAGAAGGTAACTTTATGACCATGAGAAGAGTAGGCTATCTTCAGGATGATATCAGTCATTCATCCAAGGCTGTGAGACTTTTGGAACTATGTGATATGGCCAAAGATGAAGGCAGGAAGATCATAGTATTCTCATTCTATCTTGATACTATTAGTAAAGTATGTGACCTTTTGAAGGACAGGGACGTATTCAGAATATCAGGATCTACTTCAATTGCAGATAGACAGGCAATAGTTGACGAGTTTACAAACAGTAAAGCAGGAAGTGTTCTTGTAAGTCAGGTACTGGCAGGAGGTACAGGGCTTAATATCCAGACAGCAAGTGTTGTGATATTCTGCGAACCTCAGATCAAGCCTTCTCTTGAAACTCAGGCTATATCAAGAGTATATCGTATGGGACAGGTTAGGAATGTCCTTGTATACCATCTCTTGTGTTCTGATACTATTGATGAAGATATGGTGAAGCTTCTTGAGCACAAGCAGAATATCTTCGATGAATATGCCAATGAGTCAGAGATGGCAGACGCTACCAAGTCTCTTGCAGACAAAGAGTGGATAAGCAGCGTAGTAGAAAGGCAGAGGAAGCTGTACCTTGCAACTACGCCGCAGTAATCCAGACTGCGGCCTTTCCACTTGGACGGTGCAGTAATCTGGGTTGCTGCCTTCCCACTTGGACAGTGCAGTATCTCCAAAATCTTTACATTGAAGGGCAGTATATAAAACAATGCCATGCTGTTAATCGTTTTATAATCCATGGCATGATATCTGGAGCTTTCCATTCTGGGGTCCAAACTCGCTTCGCTCAGACAGGTGGACCCCGGGCAGACTGGAAATCTCCATCTATCACGCTCATGAATTAAATAAAACGATTAAAAGCATGGCATTGTTTTATATACTGCCCTTCCCTGTAAAGATTTTGGAGATACTGCACTGTCCAAGTGGGAAGTTTGAAGTATTTGTAAGAGTTTTGATATAGAATCTATTACCTTCAGGTGAGTGTAAATTAGCCGGTGTGCTGGTAAAAGGTAGATGTAAACCGTTGAATCATTGATTGTAAACCTTTGATTCAAAAAATGGTTGACAATTAGTGTTTCGAAGGTTTACTATCTTTAAGACCGCATAAAATCTATAAATTATGGCTTAATTAATGCCGGTATTTGACTTGGAGGAATAACATAATATGAAAAAGTTTACAGTTAAGACAATCGTTTTATGTGCTATGTTTGCAGCTTTGTGCTGTGCTACAGCACCTATTTCCATCCCGCTTCCTGGCGGCGTTCCGATTACACTTCAGACGGCAGCAGTATTTCTTGCAGCTCTTCTTTTAGGACCTTTGTACGGTTTTGTAGCTGTGCTTGTATATGTTCTTTTAGGAGCAGTAGGTCTTCCTGTATTTGCAGGATTCTCAGGAGGAATCGGATCACTTGTAGGTATGAGCGGCGGATTTATTATGTCATGGCCATTTGCTGCACTTCTTGCTGGATTCATTTATTTTAAATTTGGCAGAAATAAAAAAGGCGTAGTTAAGTACGCAGAGATGATAGTAGCTATGCTTCTTGGAAGCGTAGTTATCTACGTAGTAGGACTTACACAGTTCATCTTCCTTACCAAGATGAGCATTCAGGCATCACTTCTTGCCTGCATGGTGCCTTTCATCCCGGGAGATCTTCTTAAGATGGTACTTGTAGCCATCATCGTTCCTGTTCTTGAAAAGGCGATGAAGTCTATCTTTGCAGATGAGCTAGCATCTGCTAATGCTTAATAAGTACAAGCTTAACCAGGCTTTTCACATTTAAAGCAGTAGATGTCAGAAATCTCATGATACATCTACTGCTTTATTATTTTTACAAGATGTGTTAAGATAATGTGGTTTAAGTTTTAGGAGGACTTAGATTTCGAAAAGTTTAGAAACTTTAGCGCCATGTACCGTAAGATACGGTTAACGAGGATTCGGGTTTATCGAGATTATTCGGCGGATGCCCGGACGTATGCATGAATGCGTAAGGCAGTTGTAAAGACCGGAACGATCCGGCAACAAATTAACTGCTGTCATGTGATCTGATAGTTACTGCCTGGAAGATGAGATGAATATATACATGCAGTAGCTTTTTATAACAATCGATGTGAAGGATCATCTTCATCTATCCGTTAGATGAAATGAGACTGATCATCTATGTACATTGACATGAAAGGAATTTATATATATGTGTGGAATTATTGGATTTGCAGGACATAAGCCTGCTCAGAATATCCTTCTTGATGGACTTCAGAGACTTGAGTACAGAGGTTATGACAGTGCAGGAATAGCCTTTTTCAAGGACAATGGCAAGCATGTATCCATTAGAAAGACTGCTGGTAAGGTTAATGACCTTCGGGCTATCTGTGATGATGAGAACGTTTCTACTACAGGTATCGGTCATACAAGATGGGCTACTCACGGCGGAGTTACCAATGCCAACGCTCATCCTCATAAGTTTGGTGATGTAACACTTCTTCATAACGGAATCATTGAGAACTATCACGAACTTATCGAGAAGTATGAACTCAAAGGGCAGCTTAAGTCAGACACAGATACAGAGGTTGCTGCTGCAGTTATCAGTAAGAACTATTCAGGAGATCCCAAGGATGCTATCAGAAAGGCTGTTAAGGAACTTAAAGGCTCTTTTGCTTTCTGTATTTTGTTCAAGGGTCATCCCGGAGAAGTTTATGCGGTTCGTAATGTAAGCCCTCTTGTAGCTTCTCATACAGATGGCGAGGGATCTTTTATCGCATCTGACCTTACAGCATTTATCGAGTTCTCAAACAGTTACTTCGTAGTACCTGAGTATCATATCCTTACACTTAAGGATGATGGTATCACACTTGAAGATCTTGAAGGCAATGTTGTAGAGCCTGAGTATCTTACAGTTGACTGGGATGTATCAACAGCTCAGAAGGATGGCTATCCTCATTATATGATCAAAGAGATCCATGAGCAGCCAAGAGCACTTGCAGATACTATCAATCCTCGTGTTAAGGATCTTCTTCCTGATTTTGAAGATGACAATATTCCGGATTCACTTTTTGAAGGTGTTCACGATATTACTGTTATAGCTTGCGGTACTGCTATGTATGCAGGTAATGTGGGTCGTACACTTATTCAGAATAAGTTCGGAATCCCTGTTACAGTTGCTATCGCATCTGAATTCAGATACGAAAGACCTACAATAGACAAGAATACACTTGTGATCGTAGTATCACAGTCAGGTGAGACTATTGATACACTTGAAGCTCTGCGCCTTGCCAAGAAGTATACAGACAGAACACTTGCAGTTGTTAATGTTAAGGGTTCTACAATTGCACGTGAAAGTGGATATGCTCTTTATACTCACGCAGGTCCTGAGATCGCAGTTGCATCTACCAAGGCTTACTCAGTTCAGGTAGCTGCTATGTATCTTATAGGATGCAAGCTTGGCCTCGTAACAGGCAAGGCTTCAGAATCTGAGATAAGAGAATTCATCTCAGGTCTTAAGAATGTTCCTTCTATGATCGAAGAAGTTCTTAAGCTTGAAGACAAGGTTGCAGCACAGGCAAGTCGTATGGTCAATGCTGAGGATGCTTTCTTTATCGGAAGAGGTCTTGACTATACTCTGTCTATGGAAGGTGCTCTCAAACTTAAGGAGATCAGCTACATTCACGCAGAAGCTTATGCAGCAGGTGAACTTAAGCACGGAACTATCTCTCTTATAACAGAAGGAACTCCTGTAATAGCTATAGCAACTCAGCAGCCTGTTTACAGCAAGGTTGTTTCTAACATCAGAGAGGTTAAGGCAAGAGGTGCCTATGTAATCCTTATCAGCAAGGATAAAGCTATCACAGACAGCACTGTATGTGATGTTCATATCAGCATACCTGATGTCAGAGATGAGCTTTCTGTATTTGAATCTGTAGTAGTACTTCAGATTCTTGCATATTACACTTCAGTAGGTAAGGGCAATGATCCGGATCAGCCTAGAAACCTTGCTAAGTCAGTTACAGTAGAATAATGAATTTGCCCAAAGAAGCCGCTTGTATAGCGGCTTCTTTTTGTTGCACAAGACCTACAAATTCATTTGCCGGTCGTAAGAACATGGAGCACTAAGTGCGGAATGTTCGTGTGCGAAATCGAGTAGGAGTCAGCCTACTCGATATGTGCGCCTAGCGGCGCACGCATATTTGACAAGTGCGAAGTCAGTTACGTACATATAAATCTTAATCAATTAAGTAACAGTATGAAATAATATGTGCGCATATATTGTTTGCACATTTATATGCCGATAGTAATTGTAAGACTGTGTATTTATGAATACATGCAAAAATAATGTAACTCCCCCTGTAAAGGCTTTTGGGATACTGGTTCGTCCAAGAGGGAAGTAATGTAAATAATGCCTGCGCCGGTAAAATTTAACGTAATACAGCCAGTTACTTTACCAAGGAAAGAAGAATACTATGTGGAATTATAGTTATATATTTCCAAGTTTTTTAATAATGATCGTATTTGTTTTATATTGGTTTTATATACCCAGGATCAACATTGGTCTTAACAGGGTGTTTATTCAGCTGATTGTATTCGAAATGATAGTTATGATTTCAGATATAGTATCGTCTGTGGCAGATGAGAATTACTTTATGTACCCAGACTGGCAGCTGTACGTTATTAACGACTTGTACTTCGTATTCTTTTTTGCAATGGCATATCTTTTTTATCTATTAACAATGTATTTGTTAAAGCTTCACAGAAACCGTATGGAGCTGCTTCACTGGGTGATGATAATCCCCTTTGTTACAGCCATTATTTTAACGATCACAAGTAATTGGACACATTTTGTTTACTATATAACAGATGATGGATATCAAAAGGGCTCTGTATATGACTA encodes:
- the glmS gene encoding glutamine--fructose-6-phosphate transaminase (isomerizing) is translated as MCGIIGFAGHKPAQNILLDGLQRLEYRGYDSAGIAFFKDNGKHVSIRKTAGKVNDLRAICDDENVSTTGIGHTRWATHGGVTNANAHPHKFGDVTLLHNGIIENYHELIEKYELKGQLKSDTDTEVAAAVISKNYSGDPKDAIRKAVKELKGSFAFCILFKGHPGEVYAVRNVSPLVASHTDGEGSFIASDLTAFIEFSNSYFVVPEYHILTLKDDGITLEDLEGNVVEPEYLTVDWDVSTAQKDGYPHYMIKEIHEQPRALADTINPRVKDLLPDFEDDNIPDSLFEGVHDITVIACGTAMYAGNVGRTLIQNKFGIPVTVAIASEFRYERPTIDKNTLVIVVSQSGETIDTLEALRLAKKYTDRTLAVVNVKGSTIARESGYALYTHAGPEIAVASTKAYSVQVAAMYLIGCKLGLVTGKASESEIREFISGLKNVPSMIEEVLKLEDKVAAQASRMVNAEDAFFIGRGLDYTLSMEGALKLKEISYIHAEAYAAGELKHGTISLITEGTPVIAIATQQPVYSKVVSNIREVKARGAYVILISKDKAITDSTVCDVHISIPDVRDELSVFESVVVLQILAYYTSVGKGNDPDQPRNLAKSVTVE